One window of the Aedes albopictus strain Foshan unplaced genomic scaffold, AalbF5 HiC_scaffold_781, whole genome shotgun sequence genome contains the following:
- the LOC134284779 gene encoding uncharacterized protein LOC134284779: protein MQDLKSIIHLRGQAKAKVTRIRKAIEEAAAAGAQYDAAQLKVFSRNLEKHFQEYLDLHHQVMAVCPPERMEEQDQGYLIFETHFNETSVLVERAIQVSQCNFAMQQVQAPESRRIIVQQQPLKAPIPTFDGKSENWPRFKAMFLDVMQSSTDSDCIKLYHLERSLVGAAAGIIDARTLNDNNYQHAWEILEDRFENKRVIVDTHIQGLLNLRRMSRENPKELRELIDEVTRHVDGLALIEDELEGVSERFVVNLIASALDKDTRKEWEATIPYKEIPTYSDTIGFLKKRCAILEHCDGASKPAVKTKLNDPVKNPYNLVRGAQPSSCAVTGSSEPSCELCAGVHPNFKCEVLRAMSIPERQAKVRELRLCYNCLRKGHPSSSCSSTRTCQKCQGKHHTLLHIETPSNANTPASDNPLATMPGSEHVPKPSEVNPVPSVSTTCSVSEAPCLDNSLLMTAVVNILDCDGKYQPCRAFLDCGSQAHFVSRRMIDLLRIPTTRTTVEIIGANGKKSTLSEMAEVQIRSMHSDFQALMDCLVTDQITDPTFHTPGEIDLLIGIKLFFKLLMPSQLKISDQLPVLQETRLGWVIAGAVDDMSLSCSQQHCNVVTVKPLTTSLEDARALEVFDYIPALTGEDPQCEVKYRSTTVDTPADERLYMLQQVFPQQRGLPIIIVIHHRTAASVVVTTAAACALIG from the exons ATGCAGGACCTGAAGTCGATCATCCATTTACGTGGCCAAGCAAAGGCGAAGGTTACGCGCATTCGAAAGGCGATTGAAGAAGCTGCCGCGGCTGGTGCCCAGTATGACGCCGCGCAGCTGAAAGTGTTTTCCCGGAACCTGGAAAaacatttccaggaataccttgacCTCCATCATCAGGTGATGGCGGTTTGCCCTCCCGAGCGCATGGAAGAGCAGGACCAGGGCTACCTGATTTTCGAGACCCACTTCAACGAGACCAGCGTGTTGGTGGAACGAGCAATCCAGGTAAGCCAGTGTAATTTCGCAATGCAGCAAGTGCAAGCACCCGAGAGCCGTCGCATCATCGTACAGCAGCAGCCATTGAAGGCTCCCATCCCGACCTTTGATGGCAAGTCTGAAAACTGGCCTCGCTTCAAGGCTATGTTTTTAGATGTGATGCAATCCTCCACAGACTCGGATTGCATTAAGCTGTACCACCTCGAGCGATCCCTAGTTGGAGCAGCTGCTGGTATCATCGATGCCCGAACTCTCAACGATAACAATTACCAGCACGCTTGGGAGATTCTCGAAGACCGGTTCGAGAATAAGCGAGTTATTGTGGATACCCACATCCAGGGACTACTCAACCTGCGGCGGATGAGCCGAGAGAATCCGAAAGAGTTGCGAGAGCTCATCGATGAGGTGACCCGTCACGTCGATGGGTTGGCCTTGATCGAGGACGAGTTGGAAGGAGTTTCCGAGAGATTTGTGGTGAACCTTATTGCTAGTGCCCTGGATAAAGACACCCGAAAGGAGTGGGAAGCCACCATCCCCTACAAAGAGATACCGACATACAGCGATACGATCGGTTTTCTGAAGAAGCGTTGTGCTATCCTTGAGCACTGCGACGGAGCGTCCAAGCCTGCAGTGAAGACGAAACTGAATGATCCCGTGAAGAATCCGTACAACCTGGTGAGAGGCGCACAACCCAGCTCGTGTGCTGTCACTGGGAGTTCCGAACCATCCTGCGAGCTGTGTGCTGGAGTACATCCCAACTTCAAGTGCGAAGTCCTGCGTGCGATGTCCATCCCAGAACGTCAAGCGAAGGTCCGAGAGCTGCGGCTGTGCTACAACTGCCTGCGGAAAGGCCATCCGAGCAGTTCCTGTAGTTCGACGCGCACCTGCCAGAAATGCCAAGGTAAGCACCACACACTTTTGCACATTGAGACCCCGTCAAATGCGAATACCCCAGCCTCTGATAATCCTCTGGCAACCATGCCAGGTAGCGAACATGTACCCAAACCCTCAGAAGTGAATCCCGTTCCCTCTGTTAGCACCACCTGCTCAGTTAGCGAAGCTCCCTGCCTTGATAACAGCCTCTTGATGACCgctgttgtaaatattttggatTGCGATGGCAAATACCAGCCATGCCGTGCGTTTTTGGATTGTGGGTCCCAGGCTCACTTTGTCTCACGAAGGATGATTGATTTGTTGCGAATTCCTACAACTCGTACTACTGTCGAAATCATTGGGGCCAACGGCAAGAAATCTACCCTCTCTGAGATGGCCGAGGTTCAAATTCGTTCCATGCATTCCGATTTTCAAGCCCTGATGGATTGTCTCGTTACGGATCAGATTACAG ATCCAACTTTCCACACTCCCGGTGAAATAGACCTCTTGATTGGAATCAAGCTTTTCTTCAAGTTGTTGATGCCCAGTCAGTTGAAAATTTCCGACCAACTCCCTGTACTCCAAGAAACTCGCCTAGGGTGGGTTATTGCCGGCGCCGTTGATGATATGAGTTTGTCCTGCAGTCAACAGCATTGCAATGTTGTTACCGTCAAACCACTTACCACATCTTTGGAAGACGCTCGAGCTCTAGAAGTTTTTGACTACATCCCAGCGTTGACAGGTGAAGACCCGCAATGTGAAGTCAAGTACCGCTCTACAACCGTTGATACC CCAGCCGACGAAAGGCTGTACATGTTGCAACAAGTTTTCCCGCAACAGCGCGGCCTGCCGATCATCATCGTCATCCATCATCGAACGGCAGCGAGCGTCGTCGTCACCACCGCAGCTGCCTGCGCGCTGATTGGTTGA